One part of the Kryptolebias marmoratus isolate JLee-2015 linkage group LG13, ASM164957v2, whole genome shotgun sequence genome encodes these proteins:
- the lrrc32 gene encoding transforming growth factor beta activator LRRC32 — protein MAAFQLLFLLSASCAAAAVASALPRRHLPPCQVIQMDVFCSDLSLRAAPTNLPRGVQMLDLSRNQVQNLTEETLGFHTGFHRLNLHSNRIHFVQPGLFRDMKDLRVLDLSKNHLNVFAHSKINIGPLTAVESLDLSNNGLYTDMSDYFLAESPSLANLSLNGNSITKITRNTFSGASSLRKINLHNNVILEIEDGAFDSLDNLTELDLSKNSITCILDFNLYSLTFLNLSKNSIEFFQSVESNDLFRLRSLDLSENKLLYLPPLPEKTVLEFLDVSRNHLQTVNNTGNQTNLTFNHLRYLDMSYNKLKSIPEDFFNSMKLLEVLNVSNNCIGSFSATSKGLLQRVKILNLGQNSLQSLTFGDNALPSLKKLFLQGNDLTVLDHRTFQRLPCLRYLQLQQNNLRICGSEQNRLDPTPMNPNKNSSGCVSFDSLRNLHFLYLSENNLRTLPANAFVNTPLKLLDLSLNPGLDLHRDSLSGLERSLVHLVLRENNISSLNTDMSSLKSLRHVDLSTNQLNSLPTWNQESAIESLNLQNNNLVTLDQSSVLALERSLKTLYVGFNPLSCCDNLGFLHMMQHSSVTVPDIEIVTCVHQDYPEPVNIERVTKEMCRQPDVPNYSVVVIATLSAMVVLTALLVLCYCLRKRKRNRGFHA, from the coding sequence ATCCAGATGGACGTGTTCTGCAGCGATCTGAGCCTCAGAGCCGCACCGACCAACCTTCCCCGAGGAGTCCAAATGCTGGATCTGTCCCGAAACCAGGTTCAAAACCTCACCGAGGAAACTTTGGGGTTCCACACCGGCTTCCATCGGCTGAACCTCCATTCCAACAGGATCCACTTCGTCCAGCCGGGACTCTTCAGGGACATGAAGGATCTCAGGGTGTTGGATCTCTCCAAGAACCATTTAAATGTCTTTGCCCACTCCAAAATAAACATCGGCCCTCTGACAGCCGTGGAGTCTCTGGACCTTTCAAACAACGGCTTGTACACGGATATGTCGGACTACTTCCTGGCTGAATCTCCATCGCTGGCCAACCTTTCCCTGAACGGCAACAGCATCACGAAAATCACTCGGAACACCTTCAGCGGAGCGTCGTCCCTGCGGAAAATCAACCTCCACAACAATGTCATCCTGGAGATCGAAGACGGGGCTTTCGACTCCCTGGATAACCTGACGGAGCTGGATTTGTCCAAGAATTCAATCACGTGCATCCTGGATTTCAATCTGTACAGCCTGACCTTTCTGAACCTCAGCAAGAACAGCATCGAGTTCTTCCAAAGCGTGGAGTCGAACGATCTGTTCAGACTTCGCTCTCTTGATCTGAgtgaaaacaaactgctttacTTGCCTCCTCTGCCAGAAAAGACTGTGCTCGAGTTTCTGGACGTCTCACGAAACCATCTCCAGACGGTCAACAACACGGGAAATCAGACAAACTTGACTTTTAACCATCTGAGATACCTGGACATGAGTTACAACAAACTCAAAAGCATCCCAGAGGATTTCTTCAACAGTATGAAGCTCCTCGAGGTCCTGAATGTGAGTAATAACTGTATCGGCTCGTTTTCGGCCACCTCTAAAGGCCTTTTGCAGAGAGTGAAGATTCTTAACCTCGGCCAGAATTCGCTGCAGAGTCTGACGTTTGGGGACAATGCTCTGCCGTCGCTGAAGAAGCTCTTCTTACAAGGAAATGACCTCACAGTTCTTGACCACCGAACGTTTCAACGCCTGCCGTGCCTCAGATACCTTCAGCTCCAGCAGAACAATCTGAGGATCTGTGGCTCTGAGCAGAACCGGCTCGACCCAACGCCGATGAACCCGAACAAGAACTCTTCTGGGTGCGTGTCCTTCGATTCTCTACGCAACCTGCACTTCCTGTACCTCTCCGAAAACAATCTGAGGACCCTCCCTGCAAATGCCTTTGTAAACACCCCCCTGAAGTTACTAGACTTGTCCCTAAACCCGGGCTTGGACCTCCACAGGGACTCGCTCTCTGGTCTGGAACGTTCTCTGGTCCACCTCGTCCTGAGAGAAAACAACATATCGAGTCTAAACACAGACATGTCCTCCCTGAAGAGCCTCAGACACGTTGACCTCTCCACCAACCAGCTGAACAGCCTACCAACGTGGAACCAAGAGTCTGCCATCGAGTCCCTCAACCTGCAGAACAACAACCTGGTGACCCTGGACCAGTCCAGCGTCCTGGCCCTGGAGCGCTCCTTAAAGACCCTCTACGTGGGCTTCAACCCGCTGAGCTGCTGCGACAACCTCGGCTTCCTCCACATGATGCAGCACTCTTCTGTCACCGTCCCCGACATCGAGATCGTGACCTGCGTCCACCAGGACTACCCCGAGCCGGTCAACATCGAGAGGGTCACCAAGGAGATGTGCCGCCAACCGGACGTCCCGAACTACTCCGTGGTCGTCATCGCGACGCTTTCAGCCATGGTGGTCCTCACGGCGCTGCTGGTTCTGTGTTACTGtttaaggaaaagaaaacgCAACCGAGGATTTCACGCGTAG
- the emsy gene encoding BRCA2-interacting transcriptional repressor EMSY isoform X1 encodes MPMIQLEKPVLTGTMPVVWPTILDLGRDECKRILRKLELEAYAGVISALRAQGDLTKDKKDLLAELTKILGISTERHRAEVRRAVNDERLTTIAYHMSGPNSSSEWSIEGRRLVPLMPRLVPQTAFTATANAVASVTANQNASLLLPAETGNKEVVVCYSYTSTTSTSTSATASGGLVGATVKSPRPASPSSNVVVLPSGSTVYVKSVSCSDDDEKPRKRRRTNSSSSSPVMLKDVSKASPPVSKNITVPVSGSPKMSNIMQSIANSLPPHLSPVKITFTKPTIQTTSTATQKVIIVTTSPSSGFVPNILSKSHAHNNAAAKLGSTSILTMPTQKQTVVFPASSSAASNAVAVTTVVSSTPSVVMSTVASCAASAGVKVASARLPSPKTLVGSPTQILAQFPKQQSPKHLQQGSSLGASSVTPSQTSSTPPGAKPTIQIKQESGVKIITQQVQPSKILPKPSSVALSSSSSSPIMVVSSNGTIMTTKLVTQPTASQATYTRPTISPNIGARISTSSGGTTYVKTTSGSIITVVPKSLASLGGKIISSNIGSGTTTKITTIPMTSKPNVIVVQKTTGKGATIQGLPGKNVVTTLLNAGGEKSLQAVQGTKPAIITTSRPITKMIVTQPKGLSCGSQSAATKIIPTKIVYGQQGKTQVLIKPKPVFQAAVVSEQTRQLVTETLQQVTRSAELSQGQTSGPDGSQKDEGGGGGGGGLTEGGGVPGEASQSAAQEPPAVVHVLSTREQDWTEQEVAVESSAAVVYQEVTGGESQSATSTIKALVELQQTSAKEKAEPKSKQHTIDLSQMAVPIQLPQEKPGPESPRPSTSEAEPGATAGNSGGAGAPSGEEDAVTSRGSQVTVATKPAAAAPAPLLAPVPAPAAAASHPVTQDFTQRSSDGAGKTDAVLDVAELEGDTLDPQTGLFYRSNQSASEPVKQAAQLSQSEVEPSRRSSAPSQQAPPTPPQLQSKPQPSPSSSSSSTPPLTKTVLKPRDQTPPKPQTLPQSPKDRPPATPAQAATKVTTPGTPTKPPVTPQLPKLQHAPTSLHRPLHTPMSHPPPLQAHHPVSSEKTASSQQPIITQSATVTKITFGSSHHSPPVFGSGEAAAKLIPESSSGPSGDKPSVSDILKISMMEAEIDPSTEPMVVDSSSDRGPRAKTLEVQNVSGTLDPGQFISSSGAGVKPRQFSCVQGLTAQRSKDDLEVIEVIPQYSILPDSSQSNVVVEPSGFLEITNYTSQQLEEDSPMEQEVDSSNDEAAASSPPRRP; translated from the exons ATG CCAATGATTCAGCTGGAGAAACCGGTGCTGACTGGTACCATGCCGGTGGTGTGGCCCACCATCCTCGACCTGGGAAGGGACGAGTGCAAAAGGATTCTCCGTAAGCTGG AGCTGGAGGCGTACGCAGGCGTGATCAGTGCCCTGCGAGCCCAAGGAGACCTGACGAAGGATAAGAAGGATCTGCTGGCAGAGCTCACTAAAATTCTCgg CATCTCGACGGAGCGGCATCGAGCAGAAGTCCGCAGGGCCGTCAACGATGAGCGCCTCACCACCATCGCATATCA CATGTCGGGTCCCAACAGCTCGTCTGAGTGGTCCATCGAAGGACGCCGGCTCGTTCCTTTGATGCCCAGGCTGGTCCCTCAGACGGCGTTCACAGCCACCGCCAACGCCGTGGCCAGCGTCACAGCCAATCAGAACGCCTCTCTTCTGCTGCCGGCTGAAACCGGGAACAAAGAAG TGGTTGTGTGTTACTCCTACACGagcaccacctccacctccaccagcGCCACGGCGTCGGGCGGGCTCGTCGGAGCGACGGTGAAGTCCCCGCGGCCGGCCAGCCCTTCGTCCAACGTGGTGGTGCTGCCCAGCGGGAGCACGGTCTACGTGAAGA GCGTCAGTTGTTCCGACGACGACGAAAAGCCTCGCAAGCGAAGACGCACCAACTCGTCCAGCTCGTCTCCGGTGATGCTGAAGGACGTGTCCAAGGCGTCCCCGCCGGTGTCCAAGAACATCACAGTGCCGGTGAGCGGCAGCCCCAAGATGAGCAACATCATGCAGAGCATCGCCAACTCGCTGCCGCCCCACCTGTCCCCCGTCAAGATCACCTTTACCAAACCCACCATCCAGACGACCAGCACCGCCACGCAGAAG GTGATCATCGTGACGACCTCGCCGAGCTCCGGTTTCGTGCCCAACATCCTGTCCAAGTCCCACGCCCACAACAACGCCGCCGCCAAGCTGGGCTCCACCTCCATTCTGACCATGCCCACCCAGAAGCAGACGGTGGTCTTCCCCGCCAGCTCCAGCGCCGCCTCCAACGCCGTCGCCGTGACCACGGTGGTCTCCTCCACGCCGTCGGTGGTCATGTCGACCGTGGCGTCAT gtGCTGCTTCGGCCGGAGTGAAGGTGGCTTCAGCCCGGCTGCCCTCGCCGAAGACCCTGGTGGGCTCCCCCACCCAGATCTTGGCTCAGTTCCCCAAACAGCAGTCGCCTAAACATCTGCAGCAGGGTTCGTCTTTAGGAGCGTCCAGCGTGACTCCAAGCCAGACCAGCAGCACCCCTCCAGGAGCCAAACCCACCATCCAGATCAAACAGGAGTCTG GGGTGAAGATCATCACCCAGCAGGTGCAGCCCAGTAAAATCCTGCCCAAACCGTCGTCTGTGGCTctgtccagcagcagctcctcgcCCATCATGGTCGTCAGTAGCAACGGCACCATCATGACCACCAAGCTGGTCACCCAGCCGACAG CCTCCCAGGCCACGTACACGAGACCCACCATCAGTCCCAACATCGGCGCCAGGATCTCCACCTCCAGCGGCGGCACCACCTACGTGAAAACCACCAGTGGCAGCATCATCACGGTGGTCCCCAAGTCCCTGGCCTCGCTGGGCGGGAAGATCATCAGCAGCAACATCGGCTCCG GGACGACCACCAAGATCACCACCATCCCCATGACGTCCAAGCCGAACGTCATCGTGGTGCAGAAGACCACGGGCAAAGGGGCGACCATCCAGGGGCTGCCGGGGAAGAACGTGGTGACGACGCTCCTGAACGCCGGG gGCGAGAAGAGCCTGCAGGCCGTTCAGGGCACCAAGCCGGCCATCATCACCACCTCCAGGCCCATCACCAAGATGATCGTCACGCAGCCCAAAGGCCTGAGCTGCGGCTCTCAGTCCGCCGCCACCAAGATCATCCCGACTAAGATCGTTTACGGCCAGCAGGGCAAGACGCAG GTTCTCATCAAGCCCAAGCCGGTTTTCCAGGCGGCGGTGGTGAGCGAGCAGACCCGGCAGCTCGTCACCGAGACCCTGCAGCAGGTGACCCGCTCCGCCGAGCTCAGCCAGGGCCAGACCTCGGGCCCGGACGGGTCGCAGAAGGACgagggcggcggcggcggcggcggtggccTGACGGAGGGCGGCGGCGTGCCCGGCGAGGCCTCCCAGAGCGCCGCTCAGG AGCCGCCGGCTGTAGTGCACGTGCTGTCCACCAGGGAGCAGGATtggacagaacaggaagtggcggTGGAGTCCAGCGCCGCCGTGGTTTACCAGGAGGTGACGGGTGGGGAATCCCAGTCGGCCACCTCCACCATCAAAGCTCtggtggagctgcagcagacGTCAG CAAAGGAGAAGGCTGAGCCCAAATCCAAGCAGCACACCATCGACCTCAGCCAGATGGCGGTTCCGATCCAGCTGCCGCAGGAGAAGCCCGGTCCCGAGTCGCCCAGGCCGTCGACCTCTGAGGCGGAGCCTGGCGCCACAGCAG GTAACTCCGGCGGAGCGGGAGCGCCTTCGGGGGAAGAGGATGCGGTCACGTCCCGCGGCAGCCAGGTTACCGTGGCAACCAAGCCCgctgcagcagcaccagcacCTCTACTTGCTCCTGTGCCTGCACCGGCAGCGGCGGCGTCTCACCCGGTGACGCAGGACTTCACACAGAGA TCCTCAGACGGCGCCGGGAAAACGGACGCCGTGCTGGACGTGGCCGAGCTCGAGGGGGACACTTTGGACCCTCAGACGGGCTTGTTCTACCGATCCAACCAGTCGGCGTCGGAGCCCGTCAAACAAGCCGCTCAGCTGAGCCAGTCTGAGGTGGAGCCGAGCCGGCGCAGCTCTGCCCCCAGCCAGCAGGCCCCGCCCACGCCGCCGCAGCTGCAGAGCAAACCTCAGCCTtcgccttcctcctcctcctcctccactcccCCTTTGACTAAAACAGTCCTGAAACCGCGGGATCAGACCCCGCCCAAACCGCAGACTTTACCGCAGAGCCCCAAGGACAGACCGCCGGCCACACCGGCTCAGGCCGCCACAAAGGTCACGACCCCCGGCACGCCGACCAAGCCGCCGGTGACGCCGCAGCTCCCGAAGCTCCAGCACGCCCCCACCTCGCTCCACAGGCCGCTGCACACGCCCATGTCCCACCCTCCTCCCCTGCAGGCGCACCACCCCGTCAGCTCCGAGAAGACGGCGAGCAGCCAG CAGCCAATCATCACGCAGAGCGCCACCGTCACAAAGATCACCTTCGGCAGCTCGCACCACTCGCCGCCGGTCTTCGGCAGCGGAGAGGCGGCCGCCAAGCTGATCCCCGAGTCCAGCTCGGGGCCCTCGGGGGACAAGCCGTCGGTGTCGGACATCCTGAAGATCTCCATGATGGAGGCGGAGATCGACCCCAGCACGGAGCCCATGGTGGTGGACTCCTCCAGCGACCGCGGCCCCCGGGCGAAGACCCTGGAGGTCCAGAACGTGTCGGGGACTCTGGACCCGGGCCAGTTCATCAGCAGCTCGGGGGCCGGCGTGAAGCCCCGGCAGTTCAGCTGCGTTCAGGGCCTCACGGCGCAGAGGAGCAAAGACGACCTGGAAGTCATCGAG GTGATCCCTCAGTACTCCATCCTGCCGGACTCCAGCCAGTCCAACGTTGTGGTGGAGCCCAGCGGCTTCCTGGAGATCACCAACTACACCAgccagcagctggaggaggacagCCCCATGGAGCAGGAGGTGGACAGCAGCAACGACGAGGCCGCGGCCTCCAGCCCCCCCAGGCGGCCGTAG
- the emsy gene encoding BRCA2-interacting transcriptional repressor EMSY isoform X2, producing MPMIQLEKPVLTGTMPVVWPTILDLGRDECKRILRKLELEAYAGVISALRAQGDLTKDKKDLLAELTKILGISTERHRAEVRRAVNDERLTTIAYHMSGPNSSSEWSIEGRRLVPLMPRLVPQTAFTATANAVASVTANQNASLLLPAETGNKEVVVCYSYTSTTSTSTSATASGGLVGATVKSPRPASPSSNVVVLPSGSTVYVKSVSCSDDDEKPRKRRRTNSSSSSPVMLKDVSKASPPVSKNITVPVSGSPKMSNIMQSIANSLPPHLSPVKITFTKPTIQTTSTATQKVIIVTTSPSSGFVPNILSKSHAHNNAAAKLGSTSILTMPTQKQTVVFPASSSAASNAVAVTTVVSSTPSVVMSTVASCAASAGVKVASARLPSPKTLVGSPTQILAQFPKQQSPKHLQQGSSLGASSVTPSQTSSTPPGAKPTIQIKQESGVKIITQQVQPSKILPKPSSVALSSSSSSPIMVVSSNGTIMTTKLVTQPTASQATYTRPTISPNIGARISTSSGGTTYVKTTSGSIITVVPKSLASLGGKIISSNIGSGTTTKITTIPMTSKPNVIVVQKTTGKGATIQGLPGKNVVTTLLNAGGEKSLQAVQGTKPAIITTSRPITKMIVTQPKGLSCGSQSAATKIIPTKIVYGQQGKTQVLIKPKPVFQAAVVSEQTRQLVTETLQQVTRSAELSQGQTSGPDGSQKDEGGGGGGGGLTEGGGVPGEASQSAAQEPPAVVHVLSTREQDWTEQEVAVESSAAVVYQEVTGGESQSATSTIKALVELQQTSAKEKAEPKSKQHTIDLSQMAVPIQLPQEKPGPESPRPSTSEAEPGATAGNSGGAGAPSGEEDAVTSRGSQVTVATKPAAAAPAPLLAPVPAPAAAASHPVTQDFTQRSSDGAGKTDAVLDVAELEGDTLDPQTGLFYRSNQSASEPVKQAAQLSQSEVEPSRRSSAPSQQAPPTPPQLQSKPQPSPSSSSSSTPPLTKTVLKPRDQTPPKPQTLPQSPKDRPPATPAQAATKVTTPGTPTKPPVTPQLPKLQHAPTSLHRPLHTPMSHPPPLQAHHPVSSEKTASSQPIITQSATVTKITFGSSHHSPPVFGSGEAAAKLIPESSSGPSGDKPSVSDILKISMMEAEIDPSTEPMVVDSSSDRGPRAKTLEVQNVSGTLDPGQFISSSGAGVKPRQFSCVQGLTAQRSKDDLEVIEVIPQYSILPDSSQSNVVVEPSGFLEITNYTSQQLEEDSPMEQEVDSSNDEAAASSPPRRP from the exons ATG CCAATGATTCAGCTGGAGAAACCGGTGCTGACTGGTACCATGCCGGTGGTGTGGCCCACCATCCTCGACCTGGGAAGGGACGAGTGCAAAAGGATTCTCCGTAAGCTGG AGCTGGAGGCGTACGCAGGCGTGATCAGTGCCCTGCGAGCCCAAGGAGACCTGACGAAGGATAAGAAGGATCTGCTGGCAGAGCTCACTAAAATTCTCgg CATCTCGACGGAGCGGCATCGAGCAGAAGTCCGCAGGGCCGTCAACGATGAGCGCCTCACCACCATCGCATATCA CATGTCGGGTCCCAACAGCTCGTCTGAGTGGTCCATCGAAGGACGCCGGCTCGTTCCTTTGATGCCCAGGCTGGTCCCTCAGACGGCGTTCACAGCCACCGCCAACGCCGTGGCCAGCGTCACAGCCAATCAGAACGCCTCTCTTCTGCTGCCGGCTGAAACCGGGAACAAAGAAG TGGTTGTGTGTTACTCCTACACGagcaccacctccacctccaccagcGCCACGGCGTCGGGCGGGCTCGTCGGAGCGACGGTGAAGTCCCCGCGGCCGGCCAGCCCTTCGTCCAACGTGGTGGTGCTGCCCAGCGGGAGCACGGTCTACGTGAAGA GCGTCAGTTGTTCCGACGACGACGAAAAGCCTCGCAAGCGAAGACGCACCAACTCGTCCAGCTCGTCTCCGGTGATGCTGAAGGACGTGTCCAAGGCGTCCCCGCCGGTGTCCAAGAACATCACAGTGCCGGTGAGCGGCAGCCCCAAGATGAGCAACATCATGCAGAGCATCGCCAACTCGCTGCCGCCCCACCTGTCCCCCGTCAAGATCACCTTTACCAAACCCACCATCCAGACGACCAGCACCGCCACGCAGAAG GTGATCATCGTGACGACCTCGCCGAGCTCCGGTTTCGTGCCCAACATCCTGTCCAAGTCCCACGCCCACAACAACGCCGCCGCCAAGCTGGGCTCCACCTCCATTCTGACCATGCCCACCCAGAAGCAGACGGTGGTCTTCCCCGCCAGCTCCAGCGCCGCCTCCAACGCCGTCGCCGTGACCACGGTGGTCTCCTCCACGCCGTCGGTGGTCATGTCGACCGTGGCGTCAT gtGCTGCTTCGGCCGGAGTGAAGGTGGCTTCAGCCCGGCTGCCCTCGCCGAAGACCCTGGTGGGCTCCCCCACCCAGATCTTGGCTCAGTTCCCCAAACAGCAGTCGCCTAAACATCTGCAGCAGGGTTCGTCTTTAGGAGCGTCCAGCGTGACTCCAAGCCAGACCAGCAGCACCCCTCCAGGAGCCAAACCCACCATCCAGATCAAACAGGAGTCTG GGGTGAAGATCATCACCCAGCAGGTGCAGCCCAGTAAAATCCTGCCCAAACCGTCGTCTGTGGCTctgtccagcagcagctcctcgcCCATCATGGTCGTCAGTAGCAACGGCACCATCATGACCACCAAGCTGGTCACCCAGCCGACAG CCTCCCAGGCCACGTACACGAGACCCACCATCAGTCCCAACATCGGCGCCAGGATCTCCACCTCCAGCGGCGGCACCACCTACGTGAAAACCACCAGTGGCAGCATCATCACGGTGGTCCCCAAGTCCCTGGCCTCGCTGGGCGGGAAGATCATCAGCAGCAACATCGGCTCCG GGACGACCACCAAGATCACCACCATCCCCATGACGTCCAAGCCGAACGTCATCGTGGTGCAGAAGACCACGGGCAAAGGGGCGACCATCCAGGGGCTGCCGGGGAAGAACGTGGTGACGACGCTCCTGAACGCCGGG gGCGAGAAGAGCCTGCAGGCCGTTCAGGGCACCAAGCCGGCCATCATCACCACCTCCAGGCCCATCACCAAGATGATCGTCACGCAGCCCAAAGGCCTGAGCTGCGGCTCTCAGTCCGCCGCCACCAAGATCATCCCGACTAAGATCGTTTACGGCCAGCAGGGCAAGACGCAG GTTCTCATCAAGCCCAAGCCGGTTTTCCAGGCGGCGGTGGTGAGCGAGCAGACCCGGCAGCTCGTCACCGAGACCCTGCAGCAGGTGACCCGCTCCGCCGAGCTCAGCCAGGGCCAGACCTCGGGCCCGGACGGGTCGCAGAAGGACgagggcggcggcggcggcggcggtggccTGACGGAGGGCGGCGGCGTGCCCGGCGAGGCCTCCCAGAGCGCCGCTCAGG AGCCGCCGGCTGTAGTGCACGTGCTGTCCACCAGGGAGCAGGATtggacagaacaggaagtggcggTGGAGTCCAGCGCCGCCGTGGTTTACCAGGAGGTGACGGGTGGGGAATCCCAGTCGGCCACCTCCACCATCAAAGCTCtggtggagctgcagcagacGTCAG CAAAGGAGAAGGCTGAGCCCAAATCCAAGCAGCACACCATCGACCTCAGCCAGATGGCGGTTCCGATCCAGCTGCCGCAGGAGAAGCCCGGTCCCGAGTCGCCCAGGCCGTCGACCTCTGAGGCGGAGCCTGGCGCCACAGCAG GTAACTCCGGCGGAGCGGGAGCGCCTTCGGGGGAAGAGGATGCGGTCACGTCCCGCGGCAGCCAGGTTACCGTGGCAACCAAGCCCgctgcagcagcaccagcacCTCTACTTGCTCCTGTGCCTGCACCGGCAGCGGCGGCGTCTCACCCGGTGACGCAGGACTTCACACAGAGA TCCTCAGACGGCGCCGGGAAAACGGACGCCGTGCTGGACGTGGCCGAGCTCGAGGGGGACACTTTGGACCCTCAGACGGGCTTGTTCTACCGATCCAACCAGTCGGCGTCGGAGCCCGTCAAACAAGCCGCTCAGCTGAGCCAGTCTGAGGTGGAGCCGAGCCGGCGCAGCTCTGCCCCCAGCCAGCAGGCCCCGCCCACGCCGCCGCAGCTGCAGAGCAAACCTCAGCCTtcgccttcctcctcctcctcctccactcccCCTTTGACTAAAACAGTCCTGAAACCGCGGGATCAGACCCCGCCCAAACCGCAGACTTTACCGCAGAGCCCCAAGGACAGACCGCCGGCCACACCGGCTCAGGCCGCCACAAAGGTCACGACCCCCGGCACGCCGACCAAGCCGCCGGTGACGCCGCAGCTCCCGAAGCTCCAGCACGCCCCCACCTCGCTCCACAGGCCGCTGCACACGCCCATGTCCCACCCTCCTCCCCTGCAGGCGCACCACCCCGTCAGCTCCGAGAAGACGGCGAGCAGCCAG CCAATCATCACGCAGAGCGCCACCGTCACAAAGATCACCTTCGGCAGCTCGCACCACTCGCCGCCGGTCTTCGGCAGCGGAGAGGCGGCCGCCAAGCTGATCCCCGAGTCCAGCTCGGGGCCCTCGGGGGACAAGCCGTCGGTGTCGGACATCCTGAAGATCTCCATGATGGAGGCGGAGATCGACCCCAGCACGGAGCCCATGGTGGTGGACTCCTCCAGCGACCGCGGCCCCCGGGCGAAGACCCTGGAGGTCCAGAACGTGTCGGGGACTCTGGACCCGGGCCAGTTCATCAGCAGCTCGGGGGCCGGCGTGAAGCCCCGGCAGTTCAGCTGCGTTCAGGGCCTCACGGCGCAGAGGAGCAAAGACGACCTGGAAGTCATCGAG GTGATCCCTCAGTACTCCATCCTGCCGGACTCCAGCCAGTCCAACGTTGTGGTGGAGCCCAGCGGCTTCCTGGAGATCACCAACTACACCAgccagcagctggaggaggacagCCCCATGGAGCAGGAGGTGGACAGCAGCAACGACGAGGCCGCGGCCTCCAGCCCCCCCAGGCGGCCGTAG